The genome window CGATGAATTCCGCCGCATCGCGCCAGGTGGTGATACCGCCAATACCTGAAATCGGCAGGTCGCGGGTATCGGGATCGCGGGCAATTTCCGCTACCATGTTCAGCGCAATCGGCTTCACGGCTGGGCCGCAATAGCCGCCATGGGAGCCGCGACCGTCGATGGAAGGAACCGGCGCGAAATTGTCGAGATCGACGGAGACGATCGAGTTGATGGTATTGATCAACGAGACAGCGTCTGTTCCGCCTGATTTCGCCGCCCGCGCGGGCTTGCGGATGTCGGTGATGTTCGGAGTCAGCTTGGTGATGACCGGCATGCGGGTATATTGCTTGCACCAGCGTACGACCATCTCGATATATTCCGGCACCTGGCCGACGGCGGCACCCATGCCGCGCTCGGACATGCCGTGCGGACAGCCGAAATTCAGCTCGATGCCGTCGGAACCAGTGGCCTCGACCAGCGGCAGGATGGCTTTCCAGGATTCCTCCTCGCAGGGCACCATGATCGAGGCGATCAGGGCGCGATCCGGCCACTTCTTCTTCACCTCGGTCATTTCCCGCAGGTTCACCTCGAGCGGGCGGTCGGTGATGAGCTCGATATTGTTGAAGCCGAGCAAGCGCCGGTCCGGACCATGGATCGCGCCATAGCGCGGACCGTTGACATTGACGACGGGCGGGCCCTCTTCGCCGAGGGTCTTCCACACGACACCGCCCCAGCCCGCCTTGAAGGCACGCTCCACATTGTATGCCTTGTCGGTAGGCGGTGCAGAGGCCAGCCAGAATGGGTTTGGCGATTTGATGCCAAGGAAATTCGATGAAAGATCAGCCATGTCGATCTCCTTCAGCCAGCAATCTGGCTTGGATGATTGGGGTGCTGCGCCGGTGCCGATGCGCCGTCGGAATTCTCGGCTATGACGGCTTCGACGAAGCCGCTGACCTTGTCCGGTTGCTGCATCAGGGTGCGGTGAATGGATTCAGCGGCAAGCTTGCCGTCCTGCACCGCAGCGACCGTCAGGTCTTCGCCGCCGGCAATGCAATCGCCGCCCGCCCAGATGCCCGGGATCGAGGTGCGGCCTTCATCATCAACACTGATGCGGCCCTTGGAGAGCGCGATACCCGCTTCCGTCAGAACGGCTTCGGCCGGGGTCTGGCCAATCGCCTTGAATATCTGGTCGCTGGCAAGCGTGATGCTCTCACCCGAGGTCGTGAGACGGCCGTCGGCCATGACGGTATAGTCCAGCGTGATGCCGCAGACCTCACCGTGCGCGTTGCGGGTCAGGGCGCGCGGCTGCAACCAATGGCGGATGATCACACCGTTCTTCAGCGCAAGTTCCTGCTCATATGCGCTGGCGTTCATGTTTTCCGGACCGCGGCGGTAGGCGATGATGACGTTCTCAGCGCCCAGCAGCTTCGTCTGCACCGCAACATCAATCGCGGTCATGCCGCCGCCGATGACAACCACATCGCGGCCGACGGCGATCTCGGAAAGATCGTTGCTCTGACGCAGGACCGAGATGTAGTCCACCGCATCGATGCAGCCCGCGGCATCCTCACCTTCCAGGCCGAGTTCGTTGACGCCCGGCAGACCCATACCAAGGAAGACTGCGTCGAAACCCGCCCTCAATGCATCGAGGCTGATATCGCGGCCAAGTGCCTTGTCGTTCTGGATCGTGATGCCGCCAATCTCGAGAATGAAGTCGACTTCCTTCTGGGCGAAATCATCGACGCTCTTATAGGAGGCGATACCATATTCATTGAGACCGCCGGCCTTGGGGCGCGCCTCGAAGATCGTCACGTCGTGGCCATGCATGGCCAGGCGGTGTGCGGCGGACAGACCCGCTGGTCCGGCACCGATAACGGCGACCGATTTTCCGGTTGGCTCGGCGCGCTTGAATGGATGCTGGCCGTTCGCCATCAAATGGTCGGTGGCATAACGCTGCAACAGGCCGATCTTCACCGGTTTGCCTTCGGCAACTTCACGGACGCAGGCCTGTTCGCACAGGGTTTCCGTCGGACAGACCCGGGCGCACATGCCGCCAAGGATGTTCTCCGAAAGAATGGTCTTGGCCGACCCGGTCGGATTGTCCGCATTGATCTCGCGAATGAACAGCGGAATGTCGATGCCCGTCGGGCAGGCATTCATGCATGGCGCGTCGTAGCAGAAATAGCACCGGTCCGATTCGACAAAGGCTTCATGCCGGGTGAGCGGCGGGTGAAGATCGGAAAACACATCCGCGTAGGCGTCGGAAGCGAGCCGCCCGGCTCTGACGTCCCGGATTCCAGAATCGATCGATCCCATGAAATCGCATCTCCTCTATTGACTTGCGTCCGGTTCCCTATGGATCGCAGTCATTTTCATGATGGGCCGGTTCGTCCGGCACCTCTCAAGGAAAAGAATGGCAGATTTTCATAAAAGGTCAAATTTTTTATCAAACGGTCAAGAAATTCCGTCGAAGGGCAAGTTGGCAAGGCCGGTTGACCCGGCATGCTCCGATACCATTTCCCGCAAAAGCCGAGAGCCTTTCCGTATTGTCTCGCGGAAAGGCTCTCGTTTTGTTCGGATGGATCCGAAGGCACAATCCAATCGGGACTGCCTATTTTGCAGCGTATTGCAGTAAGAGTTCGGTTATGTTTGCTCGATTCTTGGGCCCTCCAACTCCGCCCTCGTCATTGTAAAGCCTGTTCGAGTAAAGGTAGGACATGTTGTAGTAGTCGCTGAGCTTGACCGTATATTGTGTGCCAGCGGTCAGTTTACCGGAAGCAGGCTGGACGCGCCCCAATCAGGCCAGCTCGACCGATGCGGCATCACCACAACGCC of Phyllobacterium zundukense contains these proteins:
- the preA gene encoding NAD-dependent dihydropyrimidine dehydrogenase subunit PreA, which encodes MADLSSNFLGIKSPNPFWLASAPPTDKAYNVERAFKAGWGGVVWKTLGEEGPPVVNVNGPRYGAIHGPDRRLLGFNNIELITDRPLEVNLREMTEVKKKWPDRALIASIMVPCEEESWKAILPLVEATGSDGIELNFGCPHGMSERGMGAAVGQVPEYIEMVVRWCKQYTRMPVITKLTPNITDIRKPARAAKSGGTDAVSLINTINSIVSVDLDNFAPVPSIDGRGSHGGYCGPAVKPIALNMVAEIARDPDTRDLPISGIGGITTWRDAAEFIALGCGNVQVCTAAMTYGFKIVQEMISGLSDWMDSRGFRTIEDFQGLAVPNVSDWQYLNLNYITKAQIDQDLCIKCGRCHIVCEDTSHQAITSMVDGARHFEVIDEECVGCNLCVNVCPVDNCISMVPMTSGVDPRTKLPIQPEYANWTTHPNNPMAKVAAE
- a CDS encoding NAD(P)-dependent oxidoreductase codes for the protein MGSIDSGIRDVRAGRLASDAYADVFSDLHPPLTRHEAFVESDRCYFCYDAPCMNACPTGIDIPLFIREINADNPTGSAKTILSENILGGMCARVCPTETLCEQACVREVAEGKPVKIGLLQRYATDHLMANGQHPFKRAEPTGKSVAVIGAGPAGLSAAHRLAMHGHDVTIFEARPKAGGLNEYGIASYKSVDDFAQKEVDFILEIGGITIQNDKALGRDISLDALRAGFDAVFLGMGLPGVNELGLEGEDAAGCIDAVDYISVLRQSNDLSEIAVGRDVVVIGGGMTAIDVAVQTKLLGAENVIIAYRRGPENMNASAYEQELALKNGVIIRHWLQPRALTRNAHGEVCGITLDYTVMADGRLTTSGESITLASDQIFKAIGQTPAEAVLTEAGIALSKGRISVDDEGRTSIPGIWAGGDCIAGGEDLTVAAVQDGKLAAESIHRTLMQQPDKVSGFVEAVIAENSDGASAPAQHPNHPSQIAG